A stretch of the Staphylococcus sp. NRL 16/872 genome encodes the following:
- a CDS encoding PolC-type DNA polymerase III encodes MTNQEKFRVLADQIKISNQLDQEILENGELTRVDVSNKNRTWEFQITLPYFLSHEDYLIFTNAITEEFKEIAKVDWHFTIQNTSNQDEHAIKYFGHCIEHTALSPKVKGQLKQKRLIMSGNVLKIMTSNDIERNHFDKVCNGSLVKAFQKCGFDIDKVVFETDESNTDEDLASLEAHIQEEDEKSAREATEKMEKIKAEKAKQQDNNESSVDKCQIGKPIQVENIKPIESIVEEEFKVAIEGVIFDINLKELKSGRHIVELKVTDYTDSLVLKMFTRKNKDDLDHFKALSVGKWVRAQGRIEEDTFVRDLVMMMSDIEEIKKTPKQDKADEKRVEFHLHTSMSQMDGIPNISSYVAQAANWGHKAIAVTDHNVVQAFPEAHSAAEKNGIKMIYGMEGMLVDDGVPIAYKPTDRDLKEATYVVFDVETTGLSNQYDQIIELAAVKVKDGEIIDKFERFSNPHEKLSETIINLTHITDDMLTDAPEIEEVLTEFKEWVGDAIFVAHNASFDMGFIDTGYERLGFGPSTNGVIDTLELSRTINTEYGKHGLNFLAKKYGVELTQHHRAIYDTEATAYIFIKMVQQMKELGVTNHKDINKKLTNEDAYKRARPTHVTLIVQTQEGLKNLFKIVSASLVKYYYRTPRIPRSLLNEYREGILVGTACDEGELFTAVMQRDQAEVEKIAKYYDFIEVQPPKLYQDLIDRELIRDTETLYEIYDRILKAGESTGIPVLATGNAHYLYEHDAIARKILIASQPGNPLNRSTLPEAHFRTTDEMLDEFHFLGEEKAYEIVVKNTNELADRIDKVIPIKDKLFTPRMEGANEEIRELSYANARKIYGEDLPQIVIDRLEKELASIIGNGFSVIYLISQRLVKKSLDDGYLVGSRGSVGSSFVATMTEITEVNPLPPHYICPNCKTSEFFDDGSVGSGFDLPDKKCDTCGADLIKEGQDIPFETFLGFKGDKVPDIDLNFSGEYQPNAHNYTKVLFGEDKVFRAGTIGTVAEKTAFGYVKGYLNDQGIHKRGAEVDRLVKGCTGVKRTTGQHPGGIIVVPDYMDIYDFTPIQFPADDQSAAWMTTHFDFHSIHDNVLKLDILGHDDPTMIRMLQDLSGIDPKTIPVDDKETMQIFSSPQSLGVTEEEILCKTGTFGVPEFGTGFVRQMLEDTKPTTFSELVQISGLSHGTDVWLGNAQELIRSGICDLSSVIGCRDDIMVYLMYAGLEPSMAFKTMESVRKGKGLTDEMIEAMKENDVPDWYLDSCLKIKYMFPKAHAAAYVLMAVRIAYFKVHHPLYYYAAYFTIRASDFDLITMIKDKESIKNTVKDMYSRYMDLGKKEKDVLTVLEIMNEMAHRGFRMQPISLEKSQAFDFIIEGDSLIPPFIAVPGLGENVAKRIVEAREDGPFLSKEDLNKKAGLSQKIIEYLDDLGSLPDLPDKAQLSIFDM; translated from the coding sequence ATGACGAATCAAGAAAAATTTAGAGTGCTTGCTGACCAAATCAAAATTTCAAATCAACTTGATCAAGAAATTCTTGAAAATGGGGAATTAACGCGCGTTGATGTATCAAATAAAAATAGAACATGGGAATTTCAAATTACATTGCCATACTTTCTTTCACATGAAGATTATTTAATCTTTACCAATGCAATCACCGAAGAATTTAAAGAAATCGCTAAAGTAGATTGGCATTTCACGATACAAAATACGAGTAATCAAGATGAACATGCGATCAAATACTTTGGTCACTGTATCGAACATACTGCTTTGTCTCCTAAAGTAAAAGGGCAATTAAAGCAGAAACGCTTAATTATGTCTGGTAATGTTTTAAAAATTATGACTTCAAACGATATCGAAAGAAATCATTTTGACAAAGTATGTAATGGCAGTTTGGTTAAAGCTTTTCAAAAATGTGGATTTGATATAGATAAAGTTGTTTTTGAAACGGATGAGTCAAATACAGATGAAGATTTAGCTTCATTAGAGGCGCATATTCAAGAAGAAGACGAAAAAAGCGCAAGAGAAGCAACCGAAAAAATGGAAAAAATTAAAGCTGAAAAAGCGAAGCAACAAGATAATAACGAAAGTAGCGTCGATAAATGTCAAATTGGTAAACCAATTCAAGTTGAGAATATTAAACCAATCGAATCGATTGTTGAAGAAGAATTTAAAGTAGCTATTGAAGGGGTTATCTTTGATATTAATCTGAAAGAACTAAAAAGTGGTCGTCACATCGTAGAATTGAAAGTGACAGACTACACAGATTCACTAGTATTAAAAATGTTTACTAGAAAAAATAAAGATGATTTAGATCACTTTAAAGCATTAAGTGTAGGTAAATGGGTGCGTGCACAAGGACGTATTGAAGAAGATACATTTGTACGTGACTTAGTGATGATGATGTCTGATATTGAAGAAATTAAAAAGACACCTAAACAAGATAAAGCCGATGAGAAACGTGTTGAATTCCATTTACACACATCTATGAGCCAAATGGACGGGATACCTAACATTAGTTCTTATGTCGCACAGGCAGCAAATTGGGGTCATAAAGCTATTGCCGTGACCGATCATAATGTAGTTCAAGCATTCCCAGAAGCACATAGTGCTGCTGAGAAAAATGGCATTAAAATGATTTATGGCATGGAAGGCATGCTTGTAGATGATGGTGTACCAATTGCTTATAAACCAACAGATAGAGATTTAAAAGAAGCAACTTATGTGGTCTTTGACGTTGAGACAACAGGTTTATCTAACCAATATGACCAAATTATTGAACTTGCGGCTGTTAAAGTGAAAGACGGAGAAATCATTGATAAATTTGAACGTTTTAGTAATCCCCATGAGAAGTTATCTGAAACGATTATTAACTTAACGCATATCACAGATGATATGTTAACAGATGCTCCAGAAATTGAAGAAGTGCTGACAGAATTTAAAGAATGGGTTGGCGACGCTATATTTGTAGCGCATAATGCTTCATTCGATATGGGCTTTATTGATACTGGATATGAAAGACTTGGTTTCGGTCCTTCTACAAATGGTGTTATTGATACCCTTGAATTATCTCGTACAATTAATACTGAATATGGTAAACATGGTTTGAACTTCTTAGCTAAAAAATATGGCGTAGAACTTACACAACACCACAGAGCCATTTATGATACTGAGGCAACGGCCTACATTTTCATAAAAATGGTGCAACAAATGAAAGAGTTGGGCGTTACAAACCATAAAGATATCAATAAAAAATTAACTAATGAAGATGCATATAAACGTGCGCGTCCTACACATGTTACTCTAATTGTGCAAACGCAAGAAGGGCTCAAAAATCTCTTCAAGATTGTAAGTGCATCGTTAGTTAAATATTATTACCGCACACCAAGAATTCCGCGTTCATTATTAAATGAATATCGTGAAGGCATCTTAGTGGGTACGGCTTGTGATGAGGGTGAACTGTTCACAGCAGTAATGCAACGAGATCAAGCAGAAGTTGAAAAAATCGCGAAGTACTATGATTTCATCGAAGTACAACCACCAAAACTTTATCAAGATTTAATTGATCGTGAGTTAATTAGAGATACTGAAACGTTATATGAAATTTATGACCGTATTTTAAAAGCTGGTGAGAGCACTGGTATTCCTGTGCTAGCAACTGGTAATGCGCATTATTTATACGAACATGATGCTATTGCACGTAAAATTTTGATTGCTTCTCAACCGGGTAATCCATTAAATCGTTCAACGTTACCAGAGGCTCATTTTAGAACGACAGATGAAATGTTAGATGAATTTCATTTCTTAGGAGAAGAAAAAGCCTATGAAATTGTTGTTAAAAACACGAATGAATTAGCAGACCGTATAGATAAAGTCATTCCGATTAAAGATAAACTGTTCACGCCACGTATGGAAGGCGCTAACGAAGAAATACGAGAATTAAGTTATGCCAATGCAAGAAAAATTTATGGGGAAGATTTACCACAAATTGTTATTGATCGATTAGAAAAAGAATTAGCAAGTATTATCGGGAATGGTTTCTCTGTAATCTATCTAATTTCTCAACGTTTAGTTAAAAAATCATTAGACGATGGCTATCTTGTAGGGTCTCGTGGTTCTGTAGGTTCAAGTTTCGTAGCGACAATGACTGAAATTACAGAAGTTAATCCATTGCCACCACATTACATTTGTCCGAACTGTAAGACAAGTGAGTTCTTCGATGATGGGTCAGTAGGTTCTGGTTTCGACTTACCTGATAAGAAATGTGATACATGTGGTGCGGATTTAATTAAAGAAGGACAAGATATTCCGTTCGAAACGTTCTTAGGATTCAAAGGGGATAAAGTACCCGATATTGACTTAAACTTTAGTGGTGAATATCAACCTAACGCGCATAACTATACGAAAGTATTATTCGGTGAAGATAAAGTATTCCGTGCTGGAACAATTGGTACGGTTGCTGAAAAGACTGCCTTTGGTTATGTAAAAGGTTATTTAAATGATCAAGGTATTCATAAACGTGGCGCTGAAGTGGATCGTCTAGTTAAAGGATGTACCGGTGTTAAACGTACGACTGGTCAGCACCCTGGCGGTATTATCGTAGTACCTGATTATATGGATATTTATGATTTTACGCCTATTCAATTCCCAGCAGATGATCAAAGTGCTGCATGGATGACAACGCACTTTGATTTCCATTCTATTCATGACAATGTATTAAAGCTTGATATACTTGGACACGATGATCCAACTATGATTCGTATGCTACAAGATTTATCAGGTATAGATCCTAAAACGATACCAGTCGATGATAAAGAAACAATGCAAATTTTTAGTAGTCCTCAATCTCTGGGAGTGACTGAAGAAGAAATATTATGTAAAACAGGAACATTTGGCGTGCCTGAATTTGGTACAGGATTTGTTCGCCAAATGTTAGAAGATACAAAACCTACAACATTCTCAGAGCTTGTACAAATTTCAGGATTATCTCATGGTACAGACGTATGGTTAGGTAACGCACAAGAACTGATTCGTTCTGGCATATGTGACTTATCAAGTGTAATTGGTTGTCGTGACGACATTATGGTTTATTTAATGTATGCAGGTCTAGAACCATCTATGGCCTTTAAAACAATGGAGTCAGTACGTAAAGGTAAAGGGTTAACGGATGAAATGATTGAAGCTATGAAAGAAAACGATGTGCCAGATTGGTATTTAGACTCATGTCTTAAAATTAAGTACATGTTCCCTAAAGCCCACGCTGCAGCATACGTCCTAATGGCTGTACGTATTGCATATTTCAAAGTTCATCATCCTTTATATTACTATGCTGCTTATTTCACCATTCGTGCATCAGACTTTGATTTAATCACTATGATTAAAGATAAAGAAAGCATAAAAAATACAGTTAAAGACATGTATTCTCGTTATATGGATTTAGGTAAGAAAGAGAAAGACGTGTTAACTGTTTTAGAAATTATGAATGAAATGGCACATAGAGGTTTCCGTATGCAACCTATTAGTCTAGAGAAAAGTCAGGCATTTGATTTTATTATTGAAGGTGACTCATTAATTCCACCGTTTATCGCTGTTCCTGGATTAGGAGAGAACGTAGCGAAACGTATTGTAGAAGCGCGTGAAGATGGTCCTTTCTTATCTAAAGAAGATTTAAATAAAAAAGCAGGTTTATCACAAAAAATCATTGAGTATTTAGATGATTTAGGTTCTTTACCAGACTTACCAGACAAAGCACAGTTATCTATCTTTGATATGTAA